Proteins encoded together in one Paracoccus sp. SMMA_5_TC window:
- the dnaA gene encoding chromosomal replication initiator protein DnaA, with protein sequence MDKIWGQAREELQKIVGADSFSTWIEPLRLTEVSEGTAVIACPTRFLSDWVSRHYSDHILKVLDRLDGPVHRLSFETHAQPPRQANASSAPRAATPARPAGDDELTAPLDSRFTFENFVVGKPNELAHAAARRVAEGGPVTFNPLFLYGGVGLGKTHLMHAIAREIQIRQPDARVLYLSAEQFMYRFVQALRDRTVMDFKELFRTVSVLMVDDVQFIAGKDSTQEEFFHTFNTLVDQGKQIVISADRAPGEIKDMEERIKSRLQCGLVVDLHPTDYELRLGILQSKTDSFRLQYPGLQLAPGVLEFLAHRITSNVRVLEGALQRLFAFASLMGREITLDMTQECLADILRSNDRKVSIEEIQRKVAEHYNIRLSDMIGPKRVRTVARPRQIAMYLSKQMTSRSLPEIGRRFGGRDHTTIMHGVKKIEELRGSDRSLAEDLDLLRRLLEA encoded by the coding sequence ATGGACAAGATCTGGGGTCAGGCACGAGAGGAATTGCAGAAGATTGTCGGGGCTGACAGCTTCTCTACCTGGATCGAACCCCTCCGCCTGACCGAGGTCAGCGAGGGCACGGCCGTGATTGCCTGCCCCACGCGGTTCCTGTCCGATTGGGTTTCCCGCCACTACAGCGACCATATCCTCAAGGTGCTTGACCGTCTGGACGGGCCCGTTCACCGGTTGAGCTTTGAAACGCACGCCCAGCCCCCGCGTCAGGCCAATGCCTCCAGCGCTCCCCGCGCCGCAACGCCTGCCCGGCCGGCGGGCGATGACGAGCTGACCGCACCCCTGGACAGCCGCTTCACCTTCGAGAATTTCGTCGTCGGCAAGCCCAACGAGCTGGCCCATGCCGCCGCGCGCCGCGTGGCCGAAGGCGGGCCGGTAACCTTTAACCCGCTGTTTCTTTATGGCGGCGTCGGCCTGGGCAAGACCCACCTGATGCATGCCATCGCGCGCGAGATCCAGATCAGGCAGCCGGACGCCCGGGTGCTGTATCTTTCGGCGGAACAGTTCATGTATCGCTTTGTCCAGGCGCTGCGCGACCGCACGGTGATGGATTTCAAGGAACTGTTCCGCACGGTGTCGGTGCTGATGGTCGATGACGTGCAGTTCATCGCCGGCAAGGACAGCACGCAAGAGGAATTCTTCCACACCTTCAATACCTTGGTCGATCAGGGCAAGCAGATCGTGATTTCGGCCGACCGTGCGCCCGGCGAAATCAAGGACATGGAGGAACGCATCAAGTCGCGCCTGCAATGCGGCCTGGTCGTGGACCTGCACCCGACCGATTACGAATTGCGGCTGGGCATCCTGCAAAGCAAGACCGACAGCTTCCGCCTGCAATATCCCGGATTGCAACTGGCGCCGGGGGTTCTGGAATTCCTGGCCCACCGCATCACCTCGAACGTGCGGGTGCTGGAAGGGGCGTTGCAGCGGCTGTTCGCCTTTGCCAGCCTGATGGGGCGTGAAATCACCCTGGACATGACCCAGGAATGCCTGGCCGATATCCTGCGATCCAATGACCGCAAGGTTTCGATCGAGGAAATCCAGCGCAAGGTCGCCGAACATTACAACATCCGCCTGTCCGACATGATCGGTCCCAAACGGGTGCGCACCGTCGCCCGTCCGCGTCAGATCGCCATGTATCTGTCCAAGCAGATGACCTCGCGCAGCCTGCCCGAGATCGGGCGCCGTTTCGGCGGGCGCGATCACACCACCATCATGCACGGCGTCAAGAAGATCGAGGAGCTGCGCGGTTCGGACC